The genomic segment CGCCGCCTGCGCCGCGGCATTTTCAATCGCAGCCCGAACGATATCCGCTCGGGGCGGGGCAACGCACGGTCGCCGCGCCGCACGCGTCAGGCATAATCGATGCGTTACGGCGGGCCGCCGCGGCGCGGCTTGCCCGTCCGATCAACCATCCTCCCCCGAGCACATCATGGATAGCGGGAACGATCACCAAAAATTCTTCCACCTGCTGCTTCTCGTCGTCACCGTCGGCCTTTGCTGGATATTGACGCCGTTCTTCGGCGCAATCTTCTGGGGAACCATTCTCGCGATCCTGTTCCAGCCCGTGCAGCGCTGGCTCGCCGCGCGCTTCGGCAAGCGCCGTAATCTCGCCGCGCTCGTCACGCTGTCGCTCATCATCCTGATCGTGATCCTGCCGCTCGCGTTCGTGACTGCGACGCTCGTGCAGGAAATCGCGTACGCGTATCAGCAGATCAAGACGCTGCAGCCGAACATGACGCAATACTTCCAGGAGTTCATGCACGCGCTGCCGAGCTCCGTGCATCGCGTGCTGCACAACTACGGGCTCACCGACATCGCCGGCATCCAGAAGAAGCTGACCGACGGCGCGGCCGCGATCAGCCAGTTCGTCGCCGCGCAGGCGCTCAGCATCGGACAGAACACGTTCCAGTTCGTCGTGAGCTTCGGCGTGATGCTGTATCTCGTGTTCTTCCTGTTGCGCGACGGCGGCGAGATCGGCCGCCGCGTGCGGCGCGCGCTGCCGCTCAACGAAGCGCACAAGCAGCATCTGCTGACGAAGTTCACGACCGTCGTGCGCGCGACCGTCAAGGGCAACATCGCGGTCGCGGCCGTGCAGGGCGCGCTCGGCGGCCTGATCTTCTGGATTCTCGGGATCGAGGGCGTGATTCTGTGGGGCGCGCTGATGGCGTTCCTGTCGCTGCTGCCCGCGATCGGCGCGGGCCTCGTCTGGGTGCCCGCCGCCGGCTATTTCGCGGTGACGGGGCAGGTCTGGAAATGCGTGATCCTCGTCGCGTTCTGCGTCGGCGTGATCGGGCTCGTCGACAATCTGCTGCGGCCGATCCTCGTCGGCAAGGACACGAAGATGCCCGACTGGGTCGTGCTGATCTCGACGCTCGGCGGCATGGCGCTCTTCGGCATCAACGGCTTCGTGATCGG from the Burkholderia humptydooensis genome contains:
- a CDS encoding AI-2E family transporter, with amino-acid sequence MDSGNDHQKFFHLLLLVVTVGLCWILTPFFGAIFWGTILAILFQPVQRWLAARFGKRRNLAALVTLSLIILIVILPLAFVTATLVQEIAYAYQQIKTLQPNMTQYFQEFMHALPSSVHRVLHNYGLTDIAGIQKKLTDGAAAISQFVAAQALSIGQNTFQFVVSFGVMLYLVFFLLRDGGEIGRRVRRALPLNEAHKQHLLTKFTTVVRATVKGNIAVAAVQGALGGLIFWILGIEGVILWGALMAFLSLLPAIGAGLVWVPAAGYFAVTGQVWKCVILVAFCVGVIGLVDNLLRPILVGKDTKMPDWVVLISTLGGMALFGINGFVIGPLVAALFMASWDLFARTEQTDWE